A stretch of the Sulfuritortus calidifontis genome encodes the following:
- a CDS encoding surface carbohydrate biosynthesis protein, giving the protein MHNLVIREIKKSSHSDNEHAGRKVAVVIDNPLRDLRGLVLLAYQFAKRGATVFLVPMYQQGYDLPLLAPDLVVMNYARESNRSLLESYRTLGFRVAVLDTEGGVLSECGLDSPTNWANSFRNSGLAALVDDYCFWGEAVQSAFRLYSGINESGLAVTGCPRYDICNEPWARLLHYHRNGFVLVNTNFSAINPAFTRSAEDEQRLFRDQGWDAAYIQELFEELHEVFPRYLNTIETIARAMPNRVIQVRPHPFENGALYRKRFANISNVVIDGRGDIFDAIHGADCIVHLNCGSAIDAARMGKTPISMEFLNTEIMRRHAPLPSRISCHAANVDDLLDLINDPSLRAARYDLSKARHEIEPWYHLSDGKAAQRIAEFLLGRINKMPRRACRSLKAALRGGRSRPGIRQYLQGVLGLLIGSRTAAAVAVLLQRSRRGKVIDPVVVSELILRYRQLDGGPELQIRRLRSPIAGQPLSSFIITQA; this is encoded by the coding sequence ATGCATAATCTTGTGATTAGGGAAATCAAGAAGTCCAGTCATTCTGACAATGAGCATGCGGGTCGGAAGGTGGCTGTGGTCATAGACAATCCACTGCGCGACCTACGTGGGCTGGTGCTGCTGGCCTACCAGTTCGCCAAGCGGGGTGCTACTGTTTTTCTGGTTCCCATGTACCAGCAAGGCTATGATTTGCCACTACTGGCACCCGACTTGGTTGTAATGAATTATGCTCGGGAAAGTAATCGCAGCCTGTTAGAAAGTTATCGGACATTGGGCTTTCGTGTCGCTGTGCTGGATACGGAAGGAGGTGTCTTGTCCGAGTGCGGCCTCGATTCGCCTACCAATTGGGCAAACAGCTTTCGTAACTCCGGTTTGGCCGCTCTTGTTGACGATTATTGTTTTTGGGGCGAGGCGGTTCAAAGCGCCTTTAGGTTGTATAGTGGAATAAATGAGTCTGGTTTAGCGGTGACAGGATGCCCGCGTTATGACATCTGTAATGAGCCTTGGGCGCGGTTGTTGCATTACCACCGAAATGGCTTTGTTCTAGTCAATACCAACTTTTCTGCGATCAACCCGGCATTTACGCGATCTGCAGAGGATGAGCAACGCTTGTTTCGAGATCAGGGATGGGATGCGGCTTACATTCAAGAGCTATTCGAAGAACTGCATGAGGTCTTCCCGCGCTACCTCAATACCATTGAGACGATTGCGCGCGCAATGCCAAATCGCGTTATCCAGGTTCGCCCTCATCCCTTCGAAAACGGCGCTCTCTATCGAAAGCGCTTTGCCAATATATCAAACGTAGTAATCGATGGTAGGGGTGACATATTCGATGCCATACACGGGGCGGATTGCATCGTGCATTTGAATTGCGGTAGTGCTATAGACGCGGCTCGAATGGGTAAGACGCCGATTTCAATGGAATTTCTTAATACTGAGATCATGCGGCGCCATGCGCCCCTCCCATCCCGTATCAGTTGCCATGCTGCGAATGTGGATGACTTGCTCGATCTGATAAATGACCCGTCACTGCGTGCTGCCCGTTATGACCTGTCCAAGGCAAGACATGAGATCGAACCATGGTACCATTTGAGTGACGGCAAGGCTGCCCAGCGTATTGCCGAGTTTCTTCTGGGTAGAATAAATAAAATGCCGCGGCGGGCTTGTCGGAGTTTAAAAGCTGCGCTACGCGGCGGGCGTTCGCGCCCCGGTATCCGTCAATATCTGCAGGGTGTTTTGGGTTTACTAATCGGCAGCAGAACGGCAGCGGCGGTGGCTGTTCTGCTGCAGAGATCAAGGCGCGGTAAGGTAATTGACCCTGTAGTTGTCAGTGAGCTGATCTTGCGCTATCGGCAACTGGATGGTGGTCCAGAGCTTCAGATCCGGCGTTTGCGCAGCCCCATAGCCGGCCAACCACTGTCCAGTTTTATTATCACTCAGGCATGA
- the cysC gene encoding adenylyl-sulfate kinase: MPRNPLKIQKSQKNITWHSAKINQEIRQSLIGHKAVTIWLTGLSASGKSSIAFELERCLLNARYMAYVLDGDNVRHGLCRDLGFSQGDRHENIRRVAEVARLMNDAGIIVISAFISPYREDRENARHIIGDGRFIETYLDASLQICELRDPKGLYRRARMGDLPDFTGISAPYEAPEAPKLRIETGALSLKQSVDRIINYLSEHGIIAGC; encoded by the coding sequence ATGCCGCGTAACCCACTCAAAATTCAAAAGAGCCAGAAAAATATCACATGGCATAGCGCTAAGATCAATCAGGAAATACGGCAAAGTCTTATCGGCCACAAGGCGGTTACTATTTGGTTGACTGGGTTATCAGCTTCAGGGAAGTCGTCTATAGCGTTTGAACTAGAGCGTTGCTTGCTTAACGCCAGATACATGGCGTATGTACTTGATGGCGACAATGTTCGCCATGGCTTGTGTCGAGATCTCGGATTCTCGCAGGGTGACCGGCATGAAAATATCAGAAGAGTCGCTGAAGTTGCCCGACTCATGAACGATGCTGGAATCATAGTCATCTCGGCATTTATCTCGCCATACCGAGAGGATCGTGAGAATGCGCGCCACATTATCGGTGATGGCCGATTTATTGAGACATATCTTGATGCGTCCTTGCAAATATGCGAGCTGCGTGACCCGAAGGGGCTCTATCGCCGCGCTCGTATGGGTGATCTCCCTGATTTTACTGGTATCAGCGCACCATACGAGGCCCCAGAAGCGCCCAAACTTCGGATTGAAACCGGAGCGCTCTCACTAAAACAGTCAGTTGACCGTATCATAAATTATTTGAGCGAACACGGGATCATAGCGGGATGCTAA
- a CDS encoding ISL3 family transposase, whose amino-acid sequence MHNQIFETALGVTSPWFVQGVDFDAAKKTLTIRVDFAAGSRFAHPTAAGLHPVHDTQVKRYRHLNFFQHECYLEVRTPRVKLPEGRVVLVEPDWAGKLSGFTLLFEALVLALAQQMPFAAVARTVGESWHRVHAICARYVELAVAAADLSETTALAIDETSYRRGHNYLTVAADADERKVVFATEGRDAETIERLAEHLTEHQATPEQISSVSIDMSPAFIKGVADHLPNARITFDKFHVIVHASAAVDKTRRLEQKTDPDLKGLRWALLKDRDRLPESQRADLDALIAQVTTKRTACAWAYREQLREILERRQINVVRTLLAQWCTNVMRSKVEPMKEVARLIRNHFDGIVAWTQTRQTNGFLEALNGLFQTAKRKARGYTRFATMRTVLFLIARKLDFARINPHAA is encoded by the coding sequence ATGCACAATCAAATATTTGAAACCGCACTCGGTGTCACCTCTCCTTGGTTCGTCCAGGGCGTCGATTTCGATGCCGCCAAGAAGACCCTGACGATTCGAGTCGACTTTGCCGCCGGCAGCCGCTTTGCCCATCCTACGGCCGCCGGGCTGCACCCGGTGCACGACACCCAGGTCAAGCGTTACCGGCATCTCAACTTCTTCCAGCACGAGTGCTACCTGGAGGTGCGCACGCCCCGGGTGAAACTGCCCGAAGGGCGGGTGGTGCTGGTCGAGCCCGACTGGGCAGGCAAGCTCTCGGGCTTCACGCTGCTCTTCGAGGCCCTGGTGCTGGCCCTTGCCCAGCAGATGCCCTTTGCGGCGGTGGCCCGCACGGTGGGCGAATCCTGGCACCGGGTGCATGCAATTTGCGCCCGCTACGTGGAGCTGGCCGTGGCTGCGGCCGACCTGTCCGAGACGACGGCGCTGGCGATCGACGAGACCTCCTACCGGCGCGGCCACAACTACCTCACCGTTGCCGCCGATGCCGACGAGCGCAAGGTGGTGTTCGCGACCGAAGGCCGGGACGCCGAAACCATCGAGCGGCTGGCCGAGCACCTCACCGAACACCAGGCCACGCCGGAGCAAATCAGCTCGGTGAGCATCGACATGTCGCCGGCCTTCATCAAGGGCGTGGCCGACCACCTGCCCAACGCGCGCATCACCTTCGACAAATTCCACGTCATTGTCCATGCCTCTGCCGCCGTCGACAAAACGCGCCGCCTGGAGCAGAAGACCGACCCCGATCTAAAGGGCTTGCGCTGGGCGCTGCTCAAGGACCGGGATCGGTTGCCGGAGAGCCAACGGGCTGACCTCGATGCCCTCATCGCCCAGGTGACCACCAAGCGCACGGCGTGCGCTTGGGCTTACCGGGAACAGCTGCGCGAGATCCTCGAACGCAGACAGATCAACGTGGTGCGCACCCTGCTCGCCCAATGGTGCACGAACGTCATGCGCTCCAAGGTCGAGCCGATGAAGGAAGTGGCCCGGCTGATCCGCAACCACTTCGACGGCATCGTCGCCTGGACCCAGACCCGCCAGACCAACGGCTTCCTCGAAGCCCTGAATGGGCTGTTCCAAACGGCCAAGCGTAAGGCGCGCGGCTACACCCGCTTCGCCACGATGCGCACCGTGCTCTTCCTCATCGCCAGAAAGCTCGATTTCGCTCGGATCAACCCACATGCCGCGTAA
- a CDS encoding helix-turn-helix domain-containing protein codes for MNYTHLTQNERYQIYALLKAGHTQREIAQLL; via the coding sequence ATGAACTACACGCATCTGACCCAGAACGAACGATACCAAATTTACGCCCTCCTCAAAGCCGGCCATACACAGCGCGAGATCGCCCAGTTGCTCTGA
- a CDS encoding IS3 family transposase (programmed frameshift), whose translation MKKSKFTEQQIVAILKEVELGAKVGETCRKHGISDATYYKWKSAYAGMEVSQLRQLRDLQAENARLKKMYAELAMVHNALQDVVSPKALAPARKIELADVLMDAHGLSERQACRAVRLARSSRHYVPVRRDDSAVIEAVQAYMAVNPRHGFGLLHDSFRLQQQPWGKTVLWRVYCQLNLNLPRRGKKRLPARIKQPLVAGALPNDTWSCDFMADALWSGRRFRTFNVLDEFSREALRIEVDTSLPAARVVRALNELIELRGRPRRLRLDNGPELVSQALAQWARDNEVELMFTQPGKPTQNAYIERFNRSYRTEVLDCYVFESLAEVRKLTEDWLHRYNHERPHEALGRIPPVAYRMQKYPNPLLLSGTE comes from the exons ATGAAGAAATCGAAATTCACCGAGCAGCAGATCGTGGCGATCCTCAAGGAGGTCGAACTGGGCGCCAAGGTCGGCGAAACCTGCCGCAAGCACGGCATCTCGGACGCCACCTACTACAAGTGGAAGTCGGCCTACGCCGGCATGGAAGTGTCCCAGCTCAGGCAGTTGCGAGACCTGCAGGCCGAGAATGCGCGGCTCAAGAAGATGTATGCCGAACTGGCCATGGTGCACAACGCCCTGCAGGACGTTGTCTCCC CGAAAGCTCTAGCCCCGGCGCGCAAGATTGAGTTGGCCGACGTGCTGATGGATGCGCATGGCTTGTCCGAACGCCAGGCTTGCCGGGCGGTACGGCTAGCCCGATCCAGCCGGCACTATGTGCCGGTTCGGCGCGATGACAGCGCCGTCATCGAGGCGGTACAGGCCTACATGGCGGTCAATCCCCGGCATGGTTTCGGCCTGCTGCATGACAGCTTCAGGCTGCAACAGCAGCCTTGGGGCAAGACCGTGCTGTGGCGGGTGTATTGCCAGCTCAATCTGAACCTGCCGCGCCGGGGCAAGAAACGCTTGCCGGCTCGCATCAAGCAGCCTCTGGTGGCCGGGGCGCTGCCGAACGATACTTGGAGTTGTGACTTCATGGCCGATGCGCTGTGGAGCGGTCGGCGCTTCCGGACCTTCAACGTCCTGGACGAGTTCAGCCGCGAGGCCCTGCGTATCGAGGTGGACACTAGCCTGCCGGCGGCCAGGGTGGTGCGGGCCTTGAATGAATTGATTGAACTGCGGGGCAGGCCCCGCCGGCTACGCCTGGACAACGGCCCGGAACTGGTCAGCCAGGCACTGGCCCAGTGGGCCAGGGATAATGAGGTGGAATTGATGTTTACCCAACCGGGGAAACCAACCCAGAACGCCTATATCGAACGGTTCAACCGCTCCTACCGGACCGAGGTGCTGGACTGCTATGTGTTCGAGTCGCTGGCCGAGGTCAGGAAGCTGACGGAGGACTGGCTGCACCGCTACAACCATGAACGACCGCATGAAGCCCTGGGCAGGATTCCACCGGTGGCCTATCGCATGCAAAAATACCCAAACCCTCTACTTCTGAGTGGCACGGAATAA
- a CDS encoding IS30 family transposase yields MLAAGFADLGAQFDLLEDRHDLLLGEFRFLHVELPFRENSTSYWPEYPRRLQLDRHPSTISRELARNCGLRGYRPRQAQRLSEARAANSRNAPRILPEVWEEAQRRLALQHSPEQIAAHLPISHEAIYQRIYADKRAGGALWRHLRCQKQRRKRYASGRSLRGHIPGRRPIALRPQAVESRSLVGHWEGDTLIGAGRKQAIVNLTERKSGFCLLAHVRNKTSEAVSEAIIRLLSPFKARVKTLTFDNGLEFARHGEIDRALESTSYFADPYASWQRGTNENTNGLIRQYLPKSRPFHTVTQEELAMIMDRLNHRPRKRLGWKTPHQVFMQSFSRVALRG; encoded by the coding sequence GTGCTTGCGGCAGGTTTCGCCGACCTTGGCGCCCAGTTCGACCTCCTTGAGGATCGCCACGATCTGCTGCTCGGTGAATTTCGATTTCTTCATGTAGAGCTTCCTTTCAGGGAAAACTCTACTTCATATTGGCCCGAATATCCGAGGAGGCTTCAGCTCGACCGTCACCCTTCCACCATCAGCCGCGAGCTTGCCCGCAACTGCGGATTGCGCGGCTACCGGCCCCGGCAGGCGCAGCGCCTGTCCGAGGCGCGGGCGGCCAATAGCCGCAACGCGCCGCGCATCTTGCCGGAAGTATGGGAGGAAGCCCAAAGACGACTTGCCCTGCAGCACAGTCCCGAGCAGATCGCCGCGCATCTGCCGATCAGCCATGAGGCGATCTACCAGCGCATCTATGCCGACAAGCGAGCCGGCGGCGCGTTGTGGCGCCACCTCCGATGTCAGAAACAGCGCCGCAAACGTTATGCCTCGGGCCGAAGCCTGCGCGGCCATATCCCCGGTCGCAGGCCGATTGCCTTGCGCCCGCAGGCCGTCGAGTCGCGCAGCCTGGTCGGCCATTGGGAGGGTGACACCCTCATCGGCGCTGGCCGCAAACAGGCCATCGTCAACCTCACCGAGCGTAAGTCGGGTTTCTGCCTCTTGGCCCACGTGCGCAACAAGACCAGCGAGGCGGTAAGCGAGGCCATCATCCGCTTGCTTTCACCCTTCAAGGCACGGGTGAAGACGCTCACCTTCGACAATGGCCTGGAGTTCGCCCGCCATGGCGAGATCGACCGGGCACTCGAATCCACGTCCTATTTCGCCGACCCTTATGCCTCCTGGCAACGCGGCACGAACGAGAATACCAACGGCCTCATCCGGCAGTACCTGCCCAAATCCAGGCCCTTTCACACCGTCACCCAGGAGGAACTGGCCATGATCATGGATCGCCTGAACCATCGCCCCAGAAAACGCCTGGGCTGGAAAACCCCGCATCAGGTTTTTATGCAATCATTCAGTCGTGTTGCACTTCGTGGTTGA
- a CDS encoding oligosaccharide flippase family protein produces the protein MNRLLRNIYLNLSSFAISSLVGLSVIPLIIRAYGIDGYGLIVLARQLLPVGVIGLFEGGLPEATSRYVASAIAEGNHRLAGKYLAASTFVATLIAIGLSIALFASIELVIDILRIPPSHREAFSMVVVIAAASLPMHFIGSVWRGALEGMDRFDWVRFIEVSGTILYALLVILLPMKGASLEAIAIGYILIGNARTIGYFFMLHQHRSVQIDFCFELDMHSARPMLAHAASFFSGKLYGAMFNHVPTVLVSLMSSVAMVGVYDAILRVPRLLKTVVGMFGNALLPHSARMESLGGQKSVREIIEVGTLLLAAFVFPVGMAMMIFSVEIVHALLGQNQSNLSIWFALGLIWPLLLSIASVGNSMVVARHHAVKQMNQISLINLIAYWSISAFLMQLLGWQAFLVALIVSSIISTPLQLMLVQREYEINNGALFVFLVRAILIGLIAFAIKVMLEKEVLIDSYGIQLMAFLITMIFIYLSIYQYALVARERSIIREKIASLIVAVRN, from the coding sequence GTGAATCGCCTTCTACGGAACATATATTTAAATCTGAGCTCGTTTGCTATTAGTTCTTTGGTCGGTCTGAGTGTCATCCCGCTAATTATCCGGGCCTATGGGATCGACGGATATGGCCTGATCGTCTTGGCACGTCAACTGCTGCCGGTCGGTGTCATCGGGTTGTTTGAAGGTGGCTTGCCAGAAGCGACATCGCGTTACGTGGCTAGCGCGATTGCCGAAGGAAATCATCGGTTAGCCGGTAAATATCTTGCTGCCTCGACCTTTGTCGCGACGCTGATTGCTATCGGGTTATCTATTGCCCTCTTTGCTTCCATAGAGCTGGTTATTGACATACTGAGAATCCCGCCATCGCATAGGGAGGCTTTCAGCATGGTAGTCGTAATCGCCGCAGCATCCTTGCCGATGCACTTTATAGGCAGCGTCTGGCGTGGGGCCCTGGAGGGAATGGACAGGTTTGATTGGGTCCGCTTCATAGAAGTGAGTGGAACAATCTTATATGCATTGCTTGTGATCCTTCTACCCATGAAGGGGGCCAGTCTTGAGGCGATTGCTATCGGTTATATCCTGATAGGGAATGCCAGAACGATTGGCTATTTTTTTATGTTGCACCAACATCGGTCGGTACAAATCGATTTTTGCTTCGAATTGGATATGCACTCCGCAAGACCAATGCTAGCGCACGCAGCTTCATTCTTCTCGGGGAAGCTATACGGCGCCATGTTTAATCATGTTCCAACGGTACTTGTCAGTCTCATGTCTAGCGTGGCGATGGTTGGGGTTTACGATGCCATATTGCGGGTTCCGCGCCTTTTGAAAACGGTAGTGGGCATGTTTGGTAATGCGTTGCTGCCTCATTCTGCGCGCATGGAGTCTCTTGGGGGGCAGAAATCGGTGCGTGAAATAATTGAGGTTGGCACCCTTTTGTTGGCAGCCTTTGTTTTCCCGGTCGGCATGGCGATGATGATATTTTCAGTGGAAATAGTGCATGCATTGCTCGGTCAAAATCAGTCTAACCTTTCGATTTGGTTTGCGTTGGGACTGATTTGGCCGCTGCTCCTGTCAATCGCCAGCGTAGGCAATTCTATGGTAGTTGCCCGCCATCATGCAGTGAAGCAGATGAATCAAATTAGCCTAATAAATTTGATAGCCTATTGGAGCATTTCGGCTTTTCTCATGCAATTGCTTGGGTGGCAGGCGTTCCTCGTGGCGCTTATTGTTTCGAGCATTATTTCAACCCCTCTTCAGCTAATGTTGGTTCAAAGGGAATATGAAATTAATAATGGCGCTTTGTTCGTATTTCTTGTGCGGGCAATACTGATAGGTTTGATTGCCTTTGCGATCAAAGTCATGCTTGAAAAAGAGGTTCTTATTGATAGTTACGGAATACAATTAATGGCGTTCCTCATTACAATGATTTTTATCTATCTAAGCATCTATCAATATGCTTTGGTGGCTCGGGAGCGTTCGATAATCAGGGAAAAAATTGCCTCTCTGATTGTGGCAGTAAGGAACTAG